A genomic stretch from Chitinophagaceae bacterium includes:
- a CDS encoding glycosyltransferase, whose protein sequence is MSKKICLISDLHLSSNPRTWKEASTLAAAGYEVVILTIWTSSEKREKDLLLIQGKNIIYKASLNLIPGEIRFLKRFYIRLRRRLARDLKRILNIESSWCIGYAPQIMTEAALNEKADLYIAHTEFGILVGKELIRKGVKLAYDIEDWYSHDYLVPERPVALFKSLENFALENSVYCSCPSESMATALEKTYSSGKKAHVLYNGFSEKENAAEVVAASNGSSLVWFSQTIGPGRGLETILKALHVLETKIELHLIGACVAGYDAELNRIFPFNKGHQLIIHPAVKHHELVSILAQHNIGLAIENNTPENKNRTVSNKILQYLQAGIKVLATDTEGQKEVAAFFPDTVTTVPVDHPELWAKQIDILLQSAPVNRRTQLQQFNEQFSWEAQEKKLLELVKKAISA, encoded by the coding sequence ATGTCAAAAAAAATCTGTCTGATTTCTGATCTTCATCTTTCCTCCAATCCAAGAACATGGAAAGAAGCGAGTACACTGGCTGCTGCGGGTTATGAAGTGGTGATCCTCACTATATGGACATCATCCGAAAAAAGAGAGAAGGATCTGTTACTGATCCAGGGAAAGAATATTATTTATAAAGCTTCCCTGAACCTGATACCGGGAGAGATCAGGTTTTTGAAACGGTTTTATATCCGTTTACGCAGAAGGCTTGCACGTGATCTGAAAAGAATACTGAATATTGAATCTTCCTGGTGTATCGGCTATGCACCACAAATCATGACAGAGGCTGCATTGAATGAAAAGGCTGATTTATATATTGCCCATACTGAGTTTGGAATCCTGGTGGGGAAAGAACTGATCCGTAAAGGTGTGAAACTTGCTTATGATATTGAAGACTGGTACAGCCATGATTATCTTGTTCCTGAACGGCCGGTTGCATTATTTAAATCGCTGGAGAATTTTGCTCTGGAGAATAGCGTTTACTGCAGTTGTCCGTCTGAATCAATGGCAACCGCTTTAGAAAAAACCTATTCTTCAGGAAAGAAAGCGCATGTTTTGTATAATGGTTTTTCTGAAAAGGAAAATGCAGCTGAAGTTGTCGCAGCAAGCAACGGCTCATCTCTTGTTTGGTTTTCTCAAACAATCGGCCCGGGCAGGGGCCTTGAAACGATTCTGAAAGCATTGCATGTTCTGGAAACAAAGATCGAATTGCACTTGATTGGAGCATGTGTGGCAGGATATGATGCCGAGTTAAATAGAATATTTCCGTTTAACAAAGGACATCAATTAATCATTCATCCTGCTGTAAAGCATCATGAGCTCGTTTCAATACTTGCTCAGCACAATATTGGCTTGGCAATTGAGAACAATACTCCTGAGAATAAAAACAGAACTGTTTCCAATAAAATACTGCAATACCTGCAGGCCGGCATCAAAGTACTGGCTACTGATACCGAAGGGCAGAAAGAGGTGGCAGCTTTTTTTCCTGATACAGTGACAACTGTTCCGGTTGATCATCCTGAGTTATGGGCTAAGCAAATTGACATACTGTTACAATCAGCACCGGTAAACCGAAGAACCCAGCTGCAGCAATTCAATGAACAATTTTCATGGGAGGCACAGGAAAAAAAATTACTTGAATTAGTGAAGAAGGCAATCAGTGCGTAA
- a CDS encoding acyltransferase, translating to MEIRTVKKENRIGIVETIRGLAALAVCLFHFSKGNMEFTGSAEWYQRIVTHGWLGVEAFFVLSGFIIPYSLVKGGYTIKRFFQFFAKRCLRIEPPYLLSVVLVIVLAYLSTIVPGFKGDPFQFNLWQTVSHIAYLPEHLGFEWLLPVYWSLEAEFHYYILIGLLLPFLWKSKWTLLIGFAAGLTASFFIHLYVFSYMPLFVMGIGAAAYKTGRINRELFWGVLAVAVSVSLVRGQLYTMPLTGLITALLICYAEFKSRITDFLGKISFSLYLLHVPIGGRIINLGGRYADTDWKVWLVLLAALIVTLVVSWVFYKLVEYPSQLLSKKITYKKVETGTDHIAALPAS from the coding sequence ATGGAAATAAGAACCGTAAAAAAAGAAAACAGGATAGGTATTGTTGAAACCATCCGTGGATTGGCGGCACTGGCCGTATGCCTGTTTCATTTTTCCAAAGGAAATATGGAATTCACCGGCAGTGCTGAATGGTACCAGCGCATTGTAACACATGGATGGCTGGGAGTTGAGGCTTTCTTTGTTTTATCCGGGTTTATCATTCCTTATTCGCTGGTGAAAGGCGGTTATACCATCAAACGATTTTTCCAGTTTTTTGCCAAGCGATGCCTTCGTATTGAACCGCCTTACCTCTTATCAGTTGTATTGGTGATAGTGCTTGCTTACCTGTCAACCATTGTTCCGGGATTTAAAGGTGATCCGTTTCAGTTCAATCTATGGCAAACGGTTTCACATATAGCTTATTTACCCGAACACCTCGGATTTGAATGGCTGCTTCCTGTTTACTGGAGCCTTGAAGCAGAGTTTCATTATTATATTTTAATTGGATTGTTGCTTCCTTTTCTCTGGAAGAGCAAATGGACCTTACTGATTGGATTTGCAGCCGGGTTAACAGCCAGCTTCTTTATCCATTTATACGTGTTCAGTTATATGCCTTTATTTGTAATGGGTATTGGAGCAGCGGCTTATAAAACAGGAAGAATTAACCGGGAACTCTTTTGGGGAGTACTTGCAGTGGCCGTTTCTGTGAGCCTGGTAAGAGGGCAGTTGTATACAATGCCACTTACCGGATTAATTACTGCTTTACTGATCTGTTATGCAGAATTCAAATCAAGGATCACTGATTTTCTCGGCAAAATTTCTTTTTCACTTTACCTGTTGCATGTTCCCATTGGCGGACGAATCATCAACCTTGGCGGACGGTATGCTGATACAGACTGGAAAGTATGGCTGGTATTACTCGCTGCGTTGATTGTTACCCTTGTTGTATCATGGGTGTTTTATAAACTGGTGGAATATCCATCGCAGTTATTATCTAAAAAAATTACCTACAAAAAAGTTGAAACGGGTACTGATCATATCGCCGCACTTCCCGCCAGTTAA
- a CDS encoding carbamoyltransferase, whose product MIILGINAYHADSSAAIFVDGIMIAAIEEERFRRVKHWAGFPSMAIEFCLKEAGITLNEVDHIAIGRDPWAKLGKKILFLAMNPLGGITAVKNRLSNAKKVASLEDEFAKIASIDKATFKKKIHQVEHHRSHLASAFFASPFDEAALLSIDGSGDFTTTMIGIGRGNHIEILDSVDFPHSVGIFYTALTQWLGFPHYGDEYKVMGLAPYGEAKYVDQLRDLIEFTNDGLFKLNLNYFRNPNRGIISYGDDHIPVVATLFTDYFEKKLGKARQKGEELTQFHKDMAASVQRFTEELIFHILNALQKRTGLKNVCIAGGVAQNSVANGKITTRTSFTNVYIPSAGHDAGISMGAALYVYNQTLLQPRKPAIWSAYTGNKFSNDEIEQYLLSRDIKYKKLSDEELYEYVADRLINAGVVGWFSGRSEFGPRALGGRSILADPRRADAKDLLNAKIKRRESFRPFAPSILKEYVENFFTIDDVVPFMEKVFPIQEGKRSLIPAVTHVDGTGRLQSVDQTVSPRYYALIDAFRKKTGVPILLNTSFNENEPIVNSPAEALDCFLRTQMDMLVMENIIVER is encoded by the coding sequence ATGATTATTTTAGGAATTAATGCTTATCATGCCGACAGCAGTGCGGCTATTTTTGTGGATGGGATTATGATAGCAGCCATAGAAGAAGAACGTTTTCGCCGGGTGAAACATTGGGCCGGGTTTCCATCGATGGCCATTGAATTTTGTTTGAAGGAAGCCGGTATTACATTAAATGAAGTGGATCATATTGCCATTGGCCGTGATCCATGGGCTAAGCTGGGAAAGAAAATTTTATTTCTCGCCATGAATCCGCTTGGTGGAATTACAGCTGTGAAGAACAGGTTGAGCAATGCTAAAAAAGTGGCTTCACTTGAAGATGAGTTTGCAAAGATTGCATCCATTGATAAAGCTACATTTAAAAAGAAGATTCACCAGGTAGAACATCACCGCAGTCACCTGGCTTCTGCTTTTTTTGCATCACCCTTTGATGAAGCTGCTTTGCTGTCCATTGATGGATCAGGCGATTTTACAACTACGATGATCGGCATCGGCAGGGGTAATCATATTGAAATTCTTGACTCAGTTGATTTCCCTCACTCTGTTGGTATTTTCTATACAGCACTTACACAGTGGCTGGGCTTTCCGCATTATGGTGATGAATACAAAGTGATGGGGCTTGCTCCTTATGGTGAAGCAAAATATGTTGATCAGCTGAGAGACCTGATTGAGTTTACAAATGATGGATTGTTTAAATTAAATCTGAATTATTTTCGGAATCCCAACAGAGGCATCATTTCTTATGGTGATGATCATATTCCCGTTGTTGCTACTTTGTTTACAGATTATTTTGAAAAGAAACTGGGTAAAGCAAGACAGAAAGGAGAGGAGCTAACACAGTTTCATAAAGACATGGCAGCTTCGGTTCAGCGGTTTACAGAGGAATTAATTTTTCATATTCTCAATGCTCTGCAAAAAAGAACCGGGCTGAAGAATGTTTGTATTGCCGGCGGTGTTGCACAGAATTCAGTTGCTAATGGAAAAATTACAACCAGGACCTCTTTCACCAATGTATATATTCCAAGTGCCGGACATGATGCAGGTATTTCTATGGGGGCGGCTTTGTATGTGTATAATCAAACATTATTGCAGCCACGCAAACCGGCTATCTGGTCGGCTTATACGGGGAATAAATTCAGTAATGATGAAATTGAACAATACCTGCTGTCAAGAGATATTAAATACAAAAAACTAAGCGATGAAGAACTGTATGAATATGTAGCTGACCGTTTGATCAATGCAGGAGTAGTAGGATGGTTCAGCGGCAGAAGCGAATTTGGTCCAAGGGCTTTGGGTGGACGTTCTATCCTCGCCGATCCACGAAGAGCTGATGCAAAAGATTTGCTGAATGCAAAGATCAAACGCAGGGAAAGCTTTCGCCCATTTGCGCCTTCCATACTGAAAGAATATGTAGAAAACTTTTTCACCATTGATGATGTAGTTCCGTTTATGGAAAAAGTGTTTCCGATCCAGGAAGGAAAGAGAAGCCTTATTCCAGCAGTTACACATGTTGATGGAACAGGAAGATTACAATCAGTTGATCAAACAGTTTCGCCAAGATATTATGCATTGATTGATGCGTTCAGAAAAAAAACAGGTGTTCCTATTTTGTTAAATACATCGTTTAATGAAAATGAACCTATTGTCAATTCACCTGCAGAAGCGCTGGATTGTTTCCTGCGTACACAAATGGATATGCTGGTGATGGAAAATATAATTGTAGAGCGGTAA
- a CDS encoding glycosyltransferase family 4 protein produces MKKLAIITSHPIQYNAPLFRVLTERKNIAVKVFYTWGQTKDGLVYDPDFKKEFKWDIPLLDGYEQEFVENISKTPGAGNFRGIDNRDLIERIDQYNPDALLVYGWSFKSHLRVLRYFKGRKKIIFRGDSTLLDEAIGFSFRKAARRFFLTWVYRHIDVALYTGEANKAYFIQHGIKESQLHYAAHAVENERFFDTDDRYEAKANTWRRELEIPDEALVFLFAGKLEEKKDPALLISAFKTLTNPGIRLLIVGNGLLEQKLKEQAAGDERILFLDFQNQQLMPVVYRLGNVFVLPSKGPGETWGLSVNEAMACARPVVVSNKCGCAADLVSENGFVFSAMNQQDLEKTIRFFSEHTSPINKMGEKSFRLIESFSFTKIAEAIEFVA; encoded by the coding sequence TTGAAGAAACTCGCTATTATTACATCGCACCCTATACAGTATAATGCCCCGCTATTTCGGGTACTTACTGAACGGAAGAATATTGCGGTGAAAGTGTTTTATACATGGGGGCAAACAAAAGATGGATTGGTGTATGATCCTGATTTCAAAAAAGAGTTTAAATGGGATATCCCTTTACTCGACGGGTATGAACAGGAGTTTGTTGAAAATATTTCGAAGACTCCCGGTGCAGGAAATTTCAGGGGGATTGATAACCGGGATCTGATTGAACGGATTGATCAGTATAACCCGGATGCATTGCTTGTATATGGCTGGAGTTTTAAAAGTCATTTACGGGTGCTGCGTTATTTTAAAGGAAGAAAAAAGATCATCTTCCGTGGCGATTCAACTTTATTAGATGAAGCCATCGGGTTTTCATTCAGGAAAGCAGCGAGGCGTTTTTTTTTAACATGGGTGTACCGGCATATTGATGTGGCACTGTATACAGGAGAAGCGAACAAAGCTTACTTTATACAGCATGGTATAAAAGAATCACAGTTACACTATGCTGCCCATGCCGTGGAGAACGAACGGTTTTTTGATACAGATGACCGTTATGAAGCAAAGGCCAACACATGGCGCAGAGAGTTAGAGATTCCGGATGAAGCCCTTGTGTTTTTATTTGCAGGTAAGCTTGAAGAAAAGAAAGACCCGGCTTTACTGATCAGTGCATTTAAAACCTTGACCAATCCCGGTATTCGTTTATTGATTGTTGGGAATGGGTTACTGGAGCAAAAGCTGAAAGAGCAGGCAGCAGGTGATGAGCGGATACTCTTTCTTGATTTTCAGAATCAGCAGTTGATGCCGGTTGTTTACCGGTTGGGCAATGTGTTTGTACTGCCATCCAAAGGGCCGGGAGAAACCTGGGGACTGAGTGTAAATGAAGCGATGGCCTGTGCAAGACCCGTGGTTGTAAGTAATAAATGTGGGTGTGCGGCCGACCTGGTTAGTGAGAACGGTTTTGTTTTCAGTGCCATGAATCAACAGGATCTTGAAAAAACAATCCGTTTTTTTAGTGAACATACATCACCAATAAACAAAATGGGTGAAAAAAGTTTCCGCCTTATTGAATCATTTTCTTTTACGAAAATTGCAGAAGCCATTGAATTCGTAGCATGA
- a CDS encoding N-acetyltransferase encodes MNQPQLFESRIKEDVVFGEGVKVVTPVNLYGCSIGNNCFIGPFVEIQKDVEIGANTKVQSHTFICELVSIGHDCFIGHGVMFINDLFSGGGPARGDKSQWKSTFIGNHVSLGSNATILPVTICDHAVIGAGAVVTKDITEPGIYAGNPARKIRSI; translated from the coding sequence ATGAATCAACCACAACTATTCGAAAGCAGGATAAAAGAAGATGTCGTCTTCGGTGAAGGCGTGAAGGTTGTTACGCCGGTTAATCTATATGGATGCAGTATCGGAAACAATTGTTTTATTGGTCCCTTTGTGGAAATACAGAAGGATGTGGAGATTGGTGCAAACACCAAAGTGCAGAGCCATACTTTTATCTGTGAACTGGTGAGCATTGGTCATGACTGTTTTATCGGTCACGGAGTGATGTTCATTAATGATCTGTTCAGCGGTGGAGGCCCTGCCCGTGGAGATAAGAGTCAATGGAAAAGTACCTTTATCGGCAATCATGTTTCATTGGGCAGTAATGCAACCATTCTACCTGTTACAATTTGTGATCATGCCGTGATTGGTGCAGGTGCAGTAGTAACAAAAGATATTACCGAACCCGGTATTTATGCAGGAAACCCTGCCAGAAAAATTCGTTCAATCTAA
- a CDS encoding class I SAM-dependent methyltransferase, with the protein MYSTLLSRFGFGNRISKTIWEQQYKDGTWNYLFSEDEAAHYFSICEQIKKHAASVSILDIGCGNGVLYDYLFKNFQGSLKYSGIDLSENAIRIAKEKFSSADFRKVDYDADDVTGRFDVIVFNETIYYFSRPMKTLAKAIKENLHAGGVIIISMCEDSRHTYIWEKIAVEYKLLAEETVENRKGQKWTIKCISSLPIGIS; encoded by the coding sequence TTGTATTCAACCTTACTGAGCCGTTTTGGTTTTGGAAACAGGATCAGTAAAACCATTTGGGAACAGCAGTATAAAGATGGCACCTGGAATTATCTTTTTTCAGAAGACGAAGCGGCACATTATTTTTCCATCTGTGAACAGATTAAAAAACATGCTGCCTCTGTTTCCATTTTGGATATTGGGTGCGGTAACGGTGTGCTGTATGATTACTTATTTAAAAATTTTCAGGGTTCATTGAAATACAGCGGCATTGATCTTTCTGAAAATGCAATCAGAATTGCAAAGGAAAAATTCAGTTCTGCAGACTTCAGAAAAGTAGATTATGATGCAGATGATGTAACTGGCAGGTTTGATGTAATCGTCTTTAATGAAACCATTTATTATTTCAGCCGGCCAATGAAAACTCTTGCAAAAGCTATTAAGGAAAACCTGCATGCAGGAGGGGTGATCATCATCTCTATGTGTGAAGACAGCAGGCATACTTATATCTGGGAGAAAATTGCCGTTGAATATAAACTGCTGGCTGAGGAAACAGTTGAAAACAGGAAGGGGCAGAAGTGGACAATTAAATGCATTTCATCCCTCCCAATAGGGATAAGTTAA
- a CDS encoding DegT/DnrJ/EryC1/StrS family aminotransferase, which produces MKIPFVDLYAQYLTIKKEIDSAIEQTIANSSYIGGAAIKNFEQSFADYVGVKHVVACANGTDSMEIILKAWGIGEGDEVIVPAHSWISTSEAVGNVGATPVFVDVEADYFTIDVSLIEKAITSRTKVIIPVHLYGHPADMPAIMQIAAKHQLKVMEDCAQAHGASIHGKKVGSFGDAASYSFYPGKNLGAYGDAGCMTTNDDALAETIRMIANHGQKGKHNHLIEGRNSRLDGLQAAILSAKLPHLENWTEARINHAATYTTLLRGSSVKTPLVKEGYQHVHHLYVIKTNHREELVQLLKEDGIETAVHYPTALPFLPCYANRHFQPADFPAAFANQSQILSIPLFAELTTEQIERVASLIHSFEHVSVQG; this is translated from the coding sequence ATGAAAATTCCTTTTGTTGATTTATACGCACAGTACCTGACGATTAAAAAAGAAATTGATTCAGCTATTGAACAAACCATTGCAAACTCCTCTTATATTGGAGGTGCTGCCATTAAAAACTTTGAACAGTCTTTTGCTGACTATGTTGGTGTAAAGCATGTGGTTGCCTGTGCCAACGGAACCGATTCGATGGAAATTATTTTAAAGGCATGGGGCATTGGTGAAGGCGATGAAGTAATTGTTCCTGCACATTCATGGATCAGTACATCCGAAGCTGTTGGCAATGTTGGCGCAACACCTGTATTTGTGGATGTGGAAGCTGATTATTTTACCATTGATGTTTCACTGATAGAAAAAGCCATTACATCCAGAACAAAAGTGATTATTCCTGTTCACTTATATGGGCACCCTGCAGATATGCCAGCCATTATGCAAATTGCTGCCAAGCATCAATTGAAAGTAATGGAAGATTGTGCACAGGCACATGGGGCAAGCATTCATGGAAAGAAAGTGGGTTCATTTGGCGATGCAGCGAGTTACAGTTTTTATCCCGGCAAAAACTTAGGTGCATATGGTGATGCAGGTTGTATGACAACTAATGATGATGCACTGGCAGAAACCATCCGCATGATTGCCAATCACGGACAGAAAGGAAAACACAATCATTTGATTGAAGGAAGAAACAGCCGGCTCGATGGATTACAGGCAGCGATTCTTTCTGCAAAACTTCCACACCTTGAAAATTGGACGGAGGCAAGAATCAATCATGCAGCAACCTATACAACACTTCTCCGCGGCAGCTCCGTTAAAACCCCGTTGGTGAAAGAGGGCTATCAACATGTACATCACTTGTATGTGATTAAAACTAATCACCGTGAAGAGCTGGTACAGTTGCTGAAAGAAGATGGTATTGAAACAGCTGTACATTATCCAACTGCATTGCCTTTTCTTCCCTGCTATGCCAACCGGCATTTTCAGCCGGCCGATTTTCCTGCGGCATTTGCCAATCAATCACAGATTCTTTCCATTCCCTTATTTGCAGAATTAACAACGGAACAGATTGAACGGGTGGCTTCACTGATCCATTCATTTGAACATGTTTCAGTTCAGGGATAA
- a CDS encoding glycosyltransferase, with protein MKRVLIISPHFPPVNAPDMQRVRMSLPFYKEMGWEAEVICVDEQYTDGFTDELLSETIPADIPVHKVKALPLRYTRKFGLGSLSIRSYYHFKQKGTELLEKKKFDLVFFSTTMFHVIALGRYWKEKFGGPFVVDMQDPWRNDFYLSRPKSVRPPKFKMAYTIHKKMEAYTMPHADGIISVSKGYINELQRRYPVLASIPSVVIPFGLAENDFVFTRRKQIAPEVITATKDKINVVYIGALLRQAFIPMLRALFTALKTHVADIDQYHFYFIGTSYATGTQEKIVEELADELGIPQLVTEIPERISYFSALATLMHADILLIPGSVDKDYNASKVYNNVFAGKPVFCMFHEKSLVFDFIRKTNAGIAVGLNEDDNEVSMLAKIEEVMPGFQTLHLLKPAVIKTEIDKYSAFNMTARQVELFNKVVS; from the coding sequence TTGAAACGGGTACTGATCATATCGCCGCACTTCCCGCCAGTTAATGCACCTGATATGCAGAGGGTGCGGATGAGCCTTCCCTTTTATAAAGAAATGGGCTGGGAAGCTGAAGTGATTTGTGTGGATGAGCAATATACAGATGGGTTTACAGATGAATTGCTGAGTGAAACCATTCCTGCAGATATACCTGTACATAAAGTGAAAGCTTTACCTCTGCGGTATACAAGAAAGTTCGGACTTGGAAGTTTATCTATCCGTTCCTATTATCATTTTAAACAAAAGGGAACTGAACTGTTAGAGAAAAAAAAGTTTGACCTGGTTTTTTTCTCAACGACCATGTTTCATGTTATTGCACTGGGACGCTACTGGAAGGAAAAATTCGGAGGTCCATTTGTTGTTGATATGCAGGATCCCTGGCGCAATGATTTTTATCTCAGCAGACCAAAGTCGGTAAGACCGCCCAAGTTTAAAATGGCCTATACGATTCATAAAAAAATGGAAGCCTATACGATGCCGCATGCAGATGGTATTATCTCTGTATCGAAAGGGTATATCAATGAATTGCAACGGCGGTATCCCGTGTTAGCATCCATTCCATCCGTAGTGATACCATTTGGGCTGGCAGAAAATGATTTTGTATTTACCAGGAGGAAGCAGATTGCGCCTGAAGTTATTACAGCAACAAAAGACAAGATCAATGTAGTTTATATCGGCGCTTTATTAAGACAGGCTTTTATTCCGATGTTGAGAGCCTTGTTTACTGCACTTAAAACCCATGTAGCTGATATTGATCAATATCATTTTTATTTTATTGGCACCAGCTACGCTACAGGTACACAGGAAAAAATTGTTGAAGAACTGGCTGATGAATTGGGTATTCCGCAGCTTGTAACGGAGATACCGGAACGTATTTCCTACTTCTCTGCACTGGCAACATTAATGCATGCAGATATCTTACTGATTCCTGGTTCTGTTGATAAGGATTATAACGCATCAAAAGTGTATAACAATGTATTTGCCGGCAAACCTGTTTTTTGTATGTTTCATGAGAAAAGCCTGGTATTTGATTTTATCAGAAAAACAAATGCAGGGATTGCAGTAGGATTAAATGAAGACGACAACGAAGTGAGTATGCTGGCAAAAATTGAAGAAGTAATGCCCGGGTTTCAAACACTTCATCTTTTAAAGCCGGCAGTAATTAAAACGGAGATAGATAAATATTCTGCCTTTAATATGACAGCCCGGCAGGTTGAACTGTTTAATAAAGTTGTTTCCTGA
- a CDS encoding glycosyltransferase family 4 protein — translation MQLFFLYAGKFYALKQLDVLIKAFQQLKGEEYRLLLYGNGEQEQELKELSKSDTRIIFQPFKNQSEMPVVYRVGDVFLLPSKSETWGLAVNEAMACGRPAIVSDHCGCAPELIEEGKTGFTFHTGNADDLFHCIKKFESRDATLQMGKEALKHIEHFSLEKIAEVIEEEVMK, via the coding sequence ATGCAGTTGTTTTTTTTATATGCCGGAAAATTTTATGCATTAAAGCAGTTAGATGTTTTGATCAAAGCATTTCAGCAGTTGAAAGGAGAAGAATACCGACTGCTGCTGTATGGAAACGGAGAACAGGAGCAGGAGTTGAAAGAACTTTCGAAGAGTGATACAAGAATTATTTTTCAACCCTTCAAAAATCAATCGGAGATGCCGGTGGTGTACAGGGTGGGTGATGTATTTCTGCTGCCGAGTAAAAGTGAAACATGGGGGCTTGCCGTGAATGAAGCAATGGCTTGTGGAAGACCGGCGATTGTAAGCGATCATTGCGGTTGTGCACCTGAATTAATTGAAGAAGGAAAAACAGGATTTACATTTCATACCGGTAATGCAGACGATTTGTTTCACTGTATAAAGAAGTTTGAGAGCAGGGATGCTACATTGCAAATGGGTAAAGAAGCCTTAAAACATATTGAACATTTTTCATTGGAAAAGATTGCAGAGGTTATTGAGGAAGAAGTGATGAAGTAA
- a CDS encoding polysaccharide deacetylase family protein yields MILTFDDCPKHLFDFAIPELQKRKMKASFYMPTAHIGGTNSWDTEEGRAKVELMNEAELKELSRLGMEVGAHSHHHIRLKGIEEAALRFEVRECKKILESITGKEVCSFAYPFGSVPKNYRAILAAAGYSYANSIYTPFENDLALRRFIYHDGDTVETLKQKLSFAYQCYRFFTDPLKRY; encoded by the coding sequence ATTATTCTCACATTTGATGATTGCCCGAAACATTTATTTGACTTTGCGATTCCCGAATTGCAGAAGCGGAAAATGAAGGCCAGCTTTTATATGCCAACTGCACATATTGGTGGAACCAACAGCTGGGATACAGAAGAAGGAAGAGCAAAAGTGGAATTAATGAATGAAGCTGAGTTAAAAGAACTGAGCAGGCTGGGGATGGAAGTGGGGGCACATTCACATCATCATATCCGTTTAAAAGGAATTGAAGAAGCAGCTTTGCGGTTTGAAGTAAGAGAATGTAAAAAAATACTTGAATCAATTACCGGCAAAGAGGTTTGTTCATTTGCCTACCCGTTTGGTTCGGTGCCCAAAAATTACCGGGCTATATTAGCAGCTGCCGGTTACAGCTATGCCAACAGCATTTATACTCCTTTTGAAAATGATTTGGCGTTGCGCCGTTTTATTTATCATGATGGGGATACCGTTGAAACACTAAAGCAAAAACTTTCCTTTGCGTATCAATGCTACCGCTTTTTTACCGATCCTCTGAAACGTTATTAA
- a CDS encoding glycosyltransferase, translated as MYWNYSWKARAELKKIILEVKPDSIFINGLFSLYFNILPLKYGIAYSKLHTGSRVVLSARGMLHPGALSQKPLKKKLFLLLFKLFGWHQQIRWHATDEQEINYIRNEVGASVNAEIAGNFPNLLPVASAPEKKTNELVMGTVALISPMKNHLEIIKALQTIEAVIVWHIYGPVKDAAYWQQCKELIQQLPSTIAVQYHGELPPAELASAMSKFQLFIMPSKSENFGHALLEAFSAGKPVITTNTTPFKNLQKEKAGVTVSATSLASELPEAIRFFAAMQQDEFSVYAANAATFARNFFAAEQLRQQYQHLFTTA; from the coding sequence ATGTACTGGAACTATTCATGGAAGGCAAGAGCAGAGCTAAAGAAAATTATTCTGGAAGTAAAGCCCGACTCGATTTTTATTAACGGTCTGTTTTCTCTTTATTTTAATATTCTTCCATTGAAGTATGGAATTGCATACAGCAAACTGCATACGGGAAGCAGGGTTGTTTTATCGGCAAGGGGAATGCTTCATCCCGGTGCTTTATCACAAAAGCCGCTTAAGAAAAAACTCTTTTTACTACTGTTCAAACTGTTTGGATGGCATCAACAGATAAGATGGCATGCAACCGATGAGCAGGAAATAAATTATATCCGGAATGAAGTTGGAGCTTCAGTTAATGCAGAAATAGCAGGAAATTTTCCAAACTTATTGCCAGTTGCATCTGCGCCGGAAAAAAAAACAAATGAGTTGGTAATGGGTACGGTTGCATTGATCAGCCCCATGAAGAATCATTTGGAAATCATTAAAGCACTGCAAACAATAGAAGCAGTAATTGTGTGGCATATTTATGGCCCGGTCAAAGACGCAGCTTACTGGCAGCAATGTAAAGAGCTGATTCAACAGTTGCCATCAACTATTGCAGTTCAATATCATGGTGAACTGCCACCAGCTGAACTTGCATCGGCAATGAGTAAATTTCAACTGTTCATCATGCCCAGCAAAAGTGAAAACTTCGGTCATGCGTTACTGGAAGCATTCAGCGCAGGGAAGCCGGTAATAACAACCAACACAACGCCTTTTAAAAATTTGCAGAAAGAGAAAGCCGGGGTAACTGTTTCTGCAACCAGTCTTGCAAGTGAATTACCGGAAGCCATTCGTTTTTTTGCGGCTATGCAGCAGGATGAATTTTCTGTTTATGCAGCGAATGCCGCCACTTTTGCAAGAAATTTTTTTGCTGCAGAACAACTGCGACAGCAGTATCAACATTTATTTACAACAGCGTAA